A window from Lentisphaera araneosa HTCC2155 encodes these proteins:
- the accB gene encoding acetyl-CoA carboxylase biotin carboxyl carrier protein: MNFENIEKLAEILEKYKLSEIDYTESDAFSITLKGAVAAPVQAIAAPVAASAPTAAAPAASSDEGLHIVTSELVGTFYASASPDSAPYIKVGDEVTADSTVCIVEAMKVMNEIKSEVNGTVVEIIVDNGTPVEYGQAIIKIKPN, translated from the coding sequence TTGAACTTCGAAAATATTGAAAAACTCGCAGAAATTTTAGAGAAATATAAACTTTCTGAAATCGATTACACTGAAAGTGATGCTTTCAGCATCACACTGAAAGGCGCTGTAGCAGCTCCTGTACAAGCTATTGCAGCTCCTGTTGCAGCTTCAGCTCCTACGGCGGCGGCTCCGGCAGCTAGTTCTGACGAAGGTCTACATATTGTGACATCTGAACTCGTTGGTACTTTTTATGCTTCAGCATCTCCTGATTCAGCTCCTTACATCAAGGTTGGTGACGAAGTGACTGCTGATTCAACTGTATGTATCGTTGAAGCAATGAAAGTAATGAACGAAATTAAATCTGAAGTAAATGGCACCGTTGTAGAGATTATAGTTGATAATGGAACTCCCGTAGAGTACGGTCAAGCAATCATCAAAATCAAACCCAACTAA
- a CDS encoding IspD/TarI family cytidylyltransferase has product MEKAAVLLCGGSGSRFGGNKLLVKLDDKEVFLHSLEALSKVVDKEKIVIVLAESEKDHFLTLLEKHDFSQVKITFGGKERYHSVLNGLKLCADQALVAVHDAARPFISSDLIEATFESANQHGGAILCKKVSDTIKISDEQGIRTLKRDSLTAAETPQIFNCKELSEAINFVIDKQLSITDDANAMEAVNKSYFMHIHEGNNKKITYTSDLD; this is encoded by the coding sequence ATGGAAAAAGCTGCCGTTTTACTTTGTGGAGGCTCAGGTTCTCGCTTTGGTGGGAATAAACTTCTCGTTAAACTTGATGATAAAGAAGTTTTTCTTCATTCATTAGAAGCCTTATCTAAAGTTGTTGATAAAGAAAAAATTGTCATCGTTTTGGCTGAAAGTGAAAAAGATCATTTTCTCACTTTGCTAGAAAAGCACGATTTCTCTCAAGTCAAAATTACCTTCGGTGGTAAGGAACGTTATCACTCAGTCCTTAATGGCCTCAAACTCTGCGCAGATCAAGCGCTTGTTGCCGTTCACGATGCGGCAAGACCTTTTATTAGTTCTGATCTAATTGAAGCTACTTTTGAATCCGCTAATCAACATGGGGGAGCCATTCTCTGTAAAAAAGTGAGTGACACCATAAAAATTAGTGATGAACAGGGAATACGTACTCTTAAACGAGATTCTTTAACCGCCGCTGAAACACCTCAAATATTCAATTGCAAAGAATTGAGTGAAGCCATCAACTTTGTTATCGATAAGCAATTGTCCATAACTGATGATGCCAATGCTATGGAAGCTGTAAATAAGTCTTATTTCATGCACATTCACGAAGGGAATAACAAGAAAATTACCTATACATCGGATTTAGATTAA